One window of the Ideonella sp. WA131b genome contains the following:
- a CDS encoding phosphotransferase, giving the protein MDRYTGTRPMAESHAFDVAALERHLVQHLPGFDGTLTVTQFKGGQSNPTYLLATPTRRWALRSKPGPVAKLLPSAHAIEREYRVMKALAGRGVPVPAMGLLCEDESVIGRAFYVMEFVEGRVLWEQSLPGMSTAERGAVYDEMNRVIAALHTVDVAAAGLADYGKPGSYFERQIGRWSKQYLASRTEDIPEMERLIDWLPARLPASARDERQASVVHGDFRLDNLVFHATEPRVLAVLDWELSTLGHPLADFSYHCMAWHIPPGVFRGIGGLDLAALGIPTEAEYVRRYAERTGLGGASTGALMADWNFYLAYNLFRLGSITQGIAKRVVDGIASSAEARATGAATRTLAELAWHFARQAA; this is encoded by the coding sequence ATGGACCGCTACACCGGCACCAGGCCGATGGCCGAGAGCCACGCCTTCGACGTCGCCGCGCTCGAGCGCCACCTCGTGCAGCACCTGCCCGGCTTCGACGGCACGCTGACCGTGACGCAGTTCAAGGGCGGCCAGAGCAACCCCACCTACCTGCTGGCCACGCCCACCCGGCGCTGGGCTTTGCGCAGCAAGCCGGGGCCGGTGGCGAAGCTGCTGCCATCGGCGCACGCCATCGAGCGCGAATACCGCGTGATGAAGGCGCTGGCCGGCCGCGGCGTTCCGGTGCCGGCGATGGGCCTGCTGTGCGAGGACGAGTCCGTCATCGGCCGCGCGTTCTACGTCATGGAGTTCGTCGAGGGCCGTGTGCTGTGGGAGCAATCTCTGCCCGGCATGAGCACGGCCGAGCGCGGCGCGGTCTACGACGAGATGAACCGTGTCATTGCGGCGCTGCACACGGTGGACGTGGCCGCCGCGGGCCTGGCCGACTACGGCAAGCCCGGCAGTTACTTCGAGCGCCAGATCGGCCGCTGGAGCAAGCAGTACCTGGCCTCACGCACCGAGGACATCCCCGAGATGGAGCGCCTGATCGATTGGCTGCCCGCGCGCCTGCCGGCCAGCGCGCGCGACGAGCGGCAGGCCTCGGTGGTCCACGGCGACTTCCGCCTGGACAACCTGGTGTTCCACGCCACCGAGCCGCGGGTCTTGGCGGTGCTCGACTGGGAGCTGTCGACGCTGGGCCACCCGCTGGCGGACTTCAGCTACCACTGCATGGCCTGGCATATCCCGCCGGGCGTGTTCCGCGGCATCGGCGGGCTTGATCTCGCAGCGCTGGGCATTCCCACCGAGGCCGAGTACGTGCGGCGTTACGCCGAGCGCACCGGGCTTGGCGGCGCATCCACCGGGGCGCTGATGGCCGACTGGAACTTCTACCTCGCCTACAACCTGTTCCGCCTGGGCAGCATCACCCAGGGCATCGCCAAGCGCGTGGTCGACGGCATCGCGTCGAGCGCCGAGGCACGCGCCACGGGCGCCGCCACGCGCACGCTGGCCGAGCTGGCCTGGCACTTTGCCCGCCAGGCGGCCTGA